The Spirochaetaceae bacterium genome includes the window GCTCGCCGGATGCGGCGGCGTGGCGCCGGCGCCTGCCTGGGGGGACGTCATGGCCGGCGGCTCGCTCGCGGCTTGGCGCAGTGCGAGTTCGCGCCATGCGTCTCGCGCCGAGCGGCCCACGGGCGGCCGGATGCGCCTGGTTCAGCCATCGACGGCCGCGCTGGCCCGCGCTGTCTGGCCTACCTGGCGAACGGCGACGAAGGCGCCGGAGACGGCCGACTCGCGCGCGGCCAGGCAGGCGTAGGCGGACTGGATACCGGTTTCGATGGGCGCACGCGACGCCGCGCCTTCGCGCACGACGGCGAAGAAGTTGCGTGCCAGCTCCAGGTCGCCGCCGAAGTGGGCGGCGCCGCCGGCGGCGCGCTCAGTGGCGCTGAACGGCGCGTGGTGCCGCACCCGGTGCAGCTCGCCGGCATACCAGTCGAAGTCCACCGTGCCGAGGTAGCCGCTGACGGTGGCGCCGCGGCGGGCGGCGTCGCGGCGGGCGAAGAACACCTGGGTGTACACGCCGTGGCTGCCGTCGCCGAATTCCAGCAGGGCGCTCGAGCAGTCCTCGTTGCTGCGCGGCCCGCTCCCGGAGTCGACGCTGAACACGCAGGCGTGGTCTCCCGGGTCGCCGCCGCTGCCGTTGCGGCGCCGGTTCTCGGGGCTCTCCGGGCAGGTTGCGGTCTCGTCGCAGCGCGAACACCACAGCCCGGCCGCCTTGTCGCCGCCGAACACGCGGCCTCGGGTTGCCGTCGCGGCGACGCGCGTGATCGGCTGGCCGAGCAGGTACATCAGGTAGTCGAAGTCGTGGGTGGCCTTCTGCAGGAACAGGCCGCCGGTGATGTCGTAGTCGCGGTAGGGCTGCTCCCAGTACACGGTACCGTACGGCACGTAGTTGACGGCACTCACGTGCACCGGCTCGCCCACCGCGCCGTCCGCGAGGTAGCCGCGCGCCAGCTCGCACAGGGGCGACACGCGCAGCGGGAAGCTCACCACGACCGGCGCGGCGCCGTTCTCGTAGGCACGCTCCAGGGCGATCGCCTGCTCCATGGAGATCGCCACCGGCTTCTCCAGAAACAGCGGCAGGCCGGCCCGGGCCAGCTCCACGGCGTACGGGGTATGCAGATTGCAGCGCGTGCCGATGGCCACCGCGTCCGGCCGCGCCTCGCGCAGCAGCGCCGAAACGTCTTCGTAGAAGCCCACTTCCCCCGCGGTCCGCGGCCCGAGTTCGTGGATGCGGGCGCGCGAACCCTGCATGTCGGGATCCACCACGCCCACCAGGCTCAGATCCGGCTCCACCTCGCGAAACGCACCCCCGACCAGACCGTGGATGCGGCGTCCGTAGCCAATCACGCCGAGCCTCAGTGCCGTTGCCATCGGTTCAACCTCCGCTATGCCGCAGCGCCGCCTCGAGCGCTATCGGCCGCACGGCCTGCTATCGCCCCGAAATCGCCGCCTGCGGCGACGCTTCCCGCCCAACCGGCCTGCCTAGGAGCCTGTCGGAGTCCGACAGCCTCCTAGGTCCAACTCTCGATCCGCAACCCATCGATCCGTTCGAAGTGACGCGCGTTCCCGGTTACCAGCAGCGTGCCGTGAACGAGGGTGGTTGCGGCAATGAACAGATCAGCGTCGGGCAACGGCAACGAATCACGCCGCAAT containing:
- a CDS encoding Gfo/Idh/MocA family oxidoreductase, with product MATALRLGVIGYGRRIHGLVGGAFREVEPDLSLVGVVDPDMQGSRARIHELGPRTAGEVGFYEDVSALLREARPDAVAIGTRCNLHTPYAVELARAGLPLFLEKPVAISMEQAIALERAYENGAAPVVVSFPLRVSPLCELARGYLADGAVGEPVHVSAVNYVPYGTVYWEQPYRDYDITGGLFLQKATHDFDYLMYLLGQPITRVAATATRGRVFGGDKAAGLWCSRCDETATCPESPENRRRNGSGGDPGDHACVFSVDSGSGPRSNEDCSSALLEFGDGSHGVYTQVFFARRDAARRGATVSGYLGTVDFDWYAGELHRVRHHAPFSATERAAGGAAHFGGDLELARNFFAVVREGAASRAPIETGIQSAYACLAARESAVSGAFVAVRQVGQTARASAAVDG